One segment of Thermosynechococcus sp. HN-54 DNA contains the following:
- a CDS encoding LapA family protein: MRQLNFLMIFVIGLGLVLFSIQNTDPVSIKFFEGKVIQAPLCVELIVAMGIGAVFAWVFNVWVQVQRIFTIRVEMEARDEQIAHLEEDIERYKAALEEQQRLLPSVSSASTEK, encoded by the coding sequence ATGCGACAACTTAATTTTTTGATGATATTTGTCATTGGTTTGGGCTTAGTTCTCTTTAGTATCCAAAATACTGATCCGGTTAGTATTAAGTTTTTTGAAGGGAAGGTGATTCAAGCGCCGCTGTGCGTTGAACTGATTGTGGCTATGGGTATTGGGGCGGTCTTTGCTTGGGTCTTTAACGTTTGGGTACAGGTACAGCGCATCTTTACGATTCGCGTGGAAATGGAAGCCCGCGATGAGCAGATTGCCCACCTCGAAGAGGATATTGAACGCTACAAGGCAGCTCTTGAGGAGCAACAACGGCTCTTGCCGAGTGTCAGTAGTGCCTCAACGGAAAAGTAG
- a CDS encoding zinc ribbon domain-containing protein, with product MSLRFTLNPTLRFWFSVLLVTWLLGLLGLGWLVQSFLVLFLILMLTPVLLVVGLQFWWRWKLVTAACPVCGFEFSSFNDSQTQCPACGEVLMVRDRRFQRLAPPGTIDVQAVEVGNPVIED from the coding sequence ATGTCCCTAAGATTTACCCTAAACCCCACCCTACGTTTTTGGTTCAGTGTGTTACTGGTGACATGGTTACTGGGGCTATTGGGGCTAGGCTGGCTGGTGCAATCCTTTTTAGTGTTGTTTTTAATCTTAATGCTCACCCCTGTACTCTTGGTTGTAGGGTTGCAATTCTGGTGGCGCTGGAAGCTGGTGACGGCAGCCTGTCCCGTCTGTGGTTTTGAATTTAGCAGTTTCAATGATAGTCAAACCCAATGCCCGGCTTGTGGTGAAGTACTGATGGTGCGCGATCGCCGGTTTCAACGCTTGGCTCCCCCCGGCACCATTGATGTCCAAGCGGTAGAAGTGGGCAACCCGGTGATTGAAGATTAG
- a CDS encoding aldose epimerase has product MVIPYTLHAEHTRLEVVPERGGLITRWQWRGHELLYLDRERFANPQLSVRGGIPLLFPICGNLPQDTFHYKGQVYRLKQHGFARDLPWQVLDQQEHRLQLGLQDTPTTRQVYPFPFHLRLTYTLAADSLAIALEVANPGDTPLPFSFGLHPYFAVADKQQLQFDLPIHAMVDQKTQQPLTFSGTFDWSAAELDLACRPLTGQVARVCDLQQQYCLTLRYDTAFTTLVFWTVQGKPYYCLEPWTAPRNALNTGVDLLQVPPQKHMTLGVEIAVAPL; this is encoded by the coding sequence ATGGTTATCCCCTATACTCTCCACGCTGAACATACCCGCCTTGAAGTGGTGCCAGAGCGCGGTGGCCTGATTACTCGTTGGCAGTGGCGCGGGCATGAATTGCTGTACTTGGATCGGGAGCGCTTTGCCAATCCCCAGTTGAGTGTGCGGGGCGGCATCCCCCTGTTGTTTCCCATTTGTGGCAATCTGCCGCAGGATACGTTTCACTACAAAGGCCAAGTCTATCGGCTCAAGCAGCATGGTTTTGCACGGGATTTGCCGTGGCAGGTGCTCGATCAACAGGAGCATCGTTTGCAACTGGGATTGCAGGATACGCCAACCACGCGCCAAGTTTATCCCTTTCCTTTTCACTTGAGGTTGACCTACACCCTTGCGGCTGATTCCCTAGCGATCGCCCTTGAAGTGGCTAACCCCGGTGACACGCCCCTACCCTTTAGCTTTGGTTTGCATCCCTACTTTGCCGTTGCGGACAAGCAGCAATTGCAGTTTGACCTGCCAATCCATGCCATGGTGGATCAAAAAACGCAGCAACCCCTCACCTTTAGCGGCACCTTTGACTGGAGCGCTGCCGAGTTGGATTTGGCCTGTCGTCCCCTCACGGGTCAAGTGGCTCGCGTCTGTGACCTGCAACAACAGTACTGCCTGACGCTCCGCTACGACACCGCGTTTACAACCCTCGTTTTTTGGACTGTTCAGGGCAAACCCTACTACTGTCTAGAGCCTTGGACCGCCCCCCGCAATGCCT